A window from Verrucomicrobiota bacterium encodes these proteins:
- a CDS encoding dUTPase yields the protein MSEAIDQLREMFRMQQALNLRIGVDTAKMDDEEKAKWILNYVRATQQELAELTDSMPWKWWAKYQKFDEQNARVEVVDLFHFLISMAQVLGMSADDVFNAYLKKNEVNFKRQDSGYTTKDENDSKHI from the coding sequence ATGAGCGAAGCCATAGATCAACTCCGAGAAATGTTCCGTATGCAACAGGCCTTAAATCTCCGTATCGGCGTCGACACCGCCAAGATGGATGATGAAGAGAAAGCCAAATGGATTTTAAATTATGTGAGGGCGACACAGCAGGAACTCGCCGAGCTCACCGATAGCATGCCATGGAAGTGGTGGGCTAAATACCAGAAATTCGACGAGCAAAATGCCCGGGTAGAGGTGGTGGACCTTTTCCATTTCCTGATTTCCATGGCTCAAGTCCTGGGGATGAGTGCCGATGATGTGTTTAATGCCTATCTCAAGAAGAACGAGGTCAATTTCAAGCGCCAAGACTCCGGTTACACCACGAAGGACGAGAACGATAGTAAACATATTTGA
- the trxB gene encoding thioredoxin-disulfide reductase yields MENVVIIGSGCAGFTSAIYTARAGLKPLMFTGIMPGGLLTTTTIVENFPGFENGIDGFTLMMTMRKQAERFGTVMRDLELVEKVEPKGKYFVVHSGGEQIEAKTVIIATGAGHRHLGLESEHLLENKGVTYCATCDGPNPIFRNQPLVVVGGGDSALEEATFLTRFGSKVYLIHRREQLRASKIMQERALANEKIEFVWNSVVEDILDPKQDKVTGVKIKNIVDGSTKTLDCAGVFVAIGHIPNTQFVRDLVDVDEDGYIQCTRGSETKTPGLFAAGDCVDRTYRQAITAAGLGCAAAIDAERYLAAQES; encoded by the coding sequence ATGGAAAATGTCGTCATTATAGGATCAGGTTGCGCCGGATTTACCTCGGCCATTTATACAGCCCGTGCAGGCTTAAAACCCCTCATGTTTACCGGCATCATGCCCGGAGGGCTACTTACTACCACCACGATCGTGGAGAATTTTCCGGGTTTTGAAAATGGCATCGATGGATTTACCCTCATGATGACCATGCGCAAACAGGCGGAACGTTTCGGCACCGTCATGCGGGATCTCGAGCTTGTCGAAAAGGTCGAGCCAAAAGGAAAATATTTTGTCGTTCACTCTGGCGGCGAACAAATCGAGGCTAAAACTGTCATTATCGCCACAGGGGCCGGACACCGCCATCTCGGGTTGGAGAGCGAACACCTTCTTGAAAATAAAGGGGTTACATATTGCGCGACCTGTGACGGTCCTAATCCCATTTTCCGTAATCAACCCCTGGTTGTTGTCGGTGGCGGGGACTCTGCCCTCGAGGAGGCCACGTTCCTCACTCGGTTCGGGTCAAAAGTTTATCTCATTCATCGCCGCGAACAGCTCCGGGCTTCAAAAATCATGCAAGAACGGGCTCTGGCTAATGAAAAAATCGAGTTCGTCTGGAATTCCGTCGTCGAAGACATCCTCGACCCGAAACAAGACAAAGTCACCGGGGTAAAAATCAAGAATATTGTGGACGGTTCGACCAAAACCCTCGATTGCGCCGGGGTTTTTGTCGCCATCGGACATATACCAAATACCCAGTTTGTCAGGGACTTAGTAGACGTGGATGAGGATGGCTACATTCAATGCACTCGTGGAAGCGAAACCAAAACCCCCGGTCTTTTCGCCGCAGGGGATTGTGTTGACCGCACTTACCGCCAAGCCATCACAGCAGCCGGCCTCGGTTGCGCCGCCGCCATCGATGCCGAGCGTTATCTGGCTGCCCAGGAATCTTGA